From the Candidatus Neomarinimicrobiota bacterium genome, the window TACGGTATCCAGGAGCTGATCCCTGATAAGCTTACCCTGCTGCACGGCCCCGGCTGCCCGGTCTGCGTAACTCCCCTGGAGCAGATCGATAAGGCCATCGCCATTGCCGGGCAACCGGACGTCATCTTCACCACTTTCGGGGATATGCTGCGGGTCCCCGGCTCGGAGAAGGACCTCTTCTCGGTCAAAGCCGATGGGGGCGATGTCCGGGTGGTCTACTCACCCCTGGATGCCGTCAGGATCGCCACTGATAATCCCGACAAGGAAGTGGTCTTCTTCGCGGTCGGTTTTGAGACCACCGCCCCGGCCAACGCCATGGCCGTCAAACAGGCGGCCGCCCTGGGACTGGCTAATTTCTCCCAGATCGTCGCTCAGGTCCTGGTACCACCGGCCCTCGAAGCCATCCTCACCGCACCGGGCAACCAGGTGCAGGGCTTCCTGGCCGCCGGGCATGTCTGCACCGTAATGGGCTACCATGAATACGAGCCCATTGCCGCCAGGTATAAGGTGCCCATCGTGGTCACCGGTTTCGAGCCCCTGGATATCCTCGAAGGCATTCTACTGGTCGTCCGCCAGCTGGAAGCAGGGCGCCACGAAGTCGAGAAC encodes:
- the hypD gene encoding hydrogenase formation protein HypD; the protein is MKYLEEFRDPEVARLYLEQLQAAVTRPWKIMEVCGGQTHAIMQYGIQELIPDKLTLLHGPGCPVCVTPLEQIDKAIAIAGQPDVIFTTFGDMLRVPGSEKDLFSVKADGGDVRVVYSPLDAVRIATDNPDKEVVFFAVGFETTAPANAMAVKQAAALGLANFSQIVAQVLVPPALEAILTAPGNQVQGFLAAGHVCTVMGYHEYEPIAARYKVPIVVTGFEPLDILEGILLVVRQLEAGRHEVENQYRRSVRRTGNEPAQDMIKAVYRVVPRQWRGIGEIPRSGLGLQAAYTAYDAEVKFQLGSIRTREPEVCISGEVLQGWKKPTDCPAFGKECTPDTPLGATMVSNEGTCAAYYRYMDPS